The Pseudodesulfovibrio alkaliphilus DNA segment CTATGTCGTGTTCAAATCAAGCCTTGATTTCGTTCTCCCTCTCCTGATGTTCATGATCGCCTATCAGGCGCAACAAGGGGTTGATATCCCTGTGGCCACATATTTCCTGTGCTTCATTCTGGGGGCGGCAATGGTCAAACCCGTCAACCAGGTTTACACCTCAAGCAATCTGCTCTGCTCTCTCATGGAAGGAGCCCGGCGGGTGGGCCAGATCACGGACGTGGAGCAGATATCCGACATTCAGGAAAGCTATGTGTCCATAGATGACTTCACCATCAAGTATGACTCGGTGTTTTTTTCATACTCGGACAAACAGGTGCTGTCCGACATCAACATGGATCTCGACAAACCCGGGCTTTATGCCCTTGTCGGAGAATCCGGTTCGGGCAAGACAACCGCGGCCCAACTTCTTCTTCGATTCTGGGAAGTCAACCAGGGAAACATTTCCATCGGCAACGTGGACATAAAGCAGATTCCACTCGCATTCCTGCTGAGAAACATATCTTTCGTTTTTCAGGACTCGTTCATTCTGGATTGCTCTGTCAGGGACAACATCTGCATGGGGCTGCCTGACATTTCCGACCAGGACATCATTGAGGTTGCTAAGGTGGTGGAGGCACATGGATTCATCAAGAAACTGCCCAATGGCTACGACACGATGATCGGCGGCGACGGATCAAACCTCAGTGGAGGAGAAAAACAGCGGATATGTCTTGCACGGGCGCTTTTGAAGGATTCACCGATCCTTGTTCTGGACGAACCCACATCGCAGGTCGATGCAACGATAGAGCGCAGGATATTTGATGCCATCAAACACTACTGCCCAGACAAGATCATTCTTTTCATCACCCACCGAATAACCGCTGCAACCAATGCGGACATCATCTTCGTATTCAACAACGGAAAGATAGTCGATTTTGGACGCCACTCGGAACTCATGACCCAGAACAAGAAATACCGGCAGATGTGGGATCTCACGAGCAAGGCAAACACGTGGTCACTTGAGGGCAGGAGCTGAAGCCATGCTGCACAGACTGAACAGGGTCACGGACAGAAACGTATACAGGCTGTCACTTGGCATCTGCTGCATTTGCCTGGAGGCCGCGCTTTATTGCGCATCAATCCTCATTTTCTACCATCTGACACAGGAGTTAATGCAGGACAGCGGGAACTGGCGCACGCCCGCAGTGATGGCCTCCATCGTCACGCTTATTGCAGTTTTCAGGATGGCTTTTTCCTGCGCCTCGTACAAATCCATAATGATCGAGGCGTACAAAATAACCTCCAACATCCGGGTCAAGCTGGCGACTCACCTAAGAAGAATCGCGTTCGGGTTTTTCCTGGGCAAAAACCTGGGCAACCTGAGCAACGCAATCCTGCAGGACACCAACCTGCTAGATTTTCTGCTTTCACACATATTTATACGCTGGGTGCGCGATATTTTTGCGGTCATTTTCCTGCTCGGAGTAATGGCGTATCTGGATTTGGAACTGTTCATGATATCGATTGCCATAATCATGGCAGCATTTCCGTTTTACCTGCGCGCCAGGCGCACAACCATCAAGCTCGGCTCCAAACGGTTCGTGACCATAGATAAAACCGATTCATACATTCTCGAATACATTCAAGGCATTGAAGTGATGAAATCATTCGGCCTCGTGGGAGAACAAAACAAGAAACTCCTTGATCAGCTCAAGAAGCTCGCCAAGGACAGTCTTGTGGCCGAAGGATCGATCCTGAGCTGGGGAATGCTCTTTTCCCTGACCATAGAGCTGGGGCTCCCCATCCTGCTCTATGTGACGCTGAGCAGGCAACTCGGCGCTGCAGGCGAAACCCTCAATACGATCTTTTTCATAACCACCTACATCCTGATGTATCTGGCCATGTTCGATATCATGCAATACGCCCTGCTCGGCCAGCACATGCTCAATGCTCTCGGCAGAATTGAGGAAATGATGGCGCACCCGGCGCTTGGGACACCCCGACTCCCGAAAATCCCAGAAAAGCACGATATCATTTTTTCCGGTGTATCCTTCTCCTATGGGGAAAAGAAGGTACTTCACGACATCTCGTTCACGGCAAAGGAAAAATCAATGACCGCGCTGGTGGGGCATTCCGGAGCTGGAAAGTCCACCATAACAAACCTGATCCCCATGTTCTGGAACACCTATTCTGGAAATATTGAGATCGGAGGAGTCAACATCCGGGACATTGACAACAAGGCTTTGATGGACCTGTTTTCCTTTGTTTTTCAGGAAGTCTACCTGTTCAACGACACCGTATATAACAACATCCTGTGCGGCAGAAAAACCGCCACGCGCGAACAGGTCGTCGATGCTGCGAAAAAAGCCCACTGCCATGAGTTTATCAGCAGCCTGGAAAACGACTATGACACAGTCGTGAGTGAAGGCGGCACAACGCTTTCCGGCGGACAAAGGCAACGTATATCCATAGCGCGCGCAATCCTGAAAAATGCGCCCATCGTCATACTTGATGAAGCGACAACCGCCCTGGACCCCATCAACGAATCATTCATCCAGGACGCCATCGGCGAACTCATTCGGGACAAGACAGTCATCATAATCGCCCACCGCATATACACGATCATGCACGCTGAAAACATCATAGTGCTTGATCACGGACAAATCATCGACCACGGGACGCACCCCCATTTGGTGGAAAACTGCACGGCATACCGTGAGATGCTTACCCAAAAGGCATAACAACAGAACCGGAGATAATCATGAGTTCCAGAATTGAACGGTTTACCACGTATGACCTGGTCATGCTGGGCATTTTCAATGCTGCATTGATCATTTTCTTTTTTGCCACAACCATGGCGCTGCACTTTTTCCCGATCCTGTGGGGAGCAATGGACCCAATAATCAACTTCGTGCTCGCCCCCATATTCCTGCTCATGCTGGTCCGCGTCCCCAAAACAGGTGCCATTACAGTTCACGGGCTAATCATCGGGCTGGTGCATGCGGCCATTGGTTGGTGGCCAGGCCTTGTGGCAGGCCTCACTGCAGGCCTGTTTGCGGATGGGATATCCTACATACTTGGCGGCTACAAACAAAGATCCGCAGTCATAGGCTGCATACTCATATTCGTGACGGTGAAGGCCTTGGTTTTCTATGCTCCCTTCTACCTGTTCAAATTCCTACCCTGGTTTGATGAAGCCCTGCAGATGTGGCCCCAGGAAACCATCGAAAAATATACGCTATACTATGCCGTAGGGTTCCTCCTTTTCAACCTTGCAGCATGCTCCGTAGGCCTTCTTCTGGGACACCGGCTTATCAACAAGCACTTCAAGAACACGAGACTGTGCCCTGCGGAAAAATAGATTTCGCGGCATGCTCAACATGAAAACATCAACCGAAGGGGAGCAATGCAGACTTTGGCCACCTTGGAAAAAACCTTTCAGCAGGCAGACATGGAAGCATCCCGGTTGCAGCAATCGGACACACCCCCAAACAAACGGGGACAGTGCCGAGACCGCTCCGTTTTCCCGGCCAATCCGGGTATGAACATGTTCAAACGGATGGACCCCAGAGCCATTCTGGTGGTTTACCCGCTTGCGCTTACATTGGTGTTCCTTCTTTCCCACGAGGCAGTTCGCGACTTCTGCTTTCTTGCCTACCTTTTCATTTCGCTGATCATTCTCGGGAAGACAAATGACGTCGTGAAATGGATTCTGGTCATCACGGCGGCACATTTGCCACTCTACGTGATGGATTCCCCCGGCTTCCAGCTCCACTTTCTGGCCGTCATCGCCAGGAAGGTATGTATGATCCTGTGTACAGGCCGCATCCTCCTTCTGAGCATATCCGTAGCGGACTGTATCAATGTGATGAAGAAGCTGAAAATGGGACGAAACGTCATCATCCCGGTCGCGATCTGCTTCAGATTCGTTCCCACACTCGTTTTTGAGGCCAAAATCATACGCGATGCCCTCAAGGTACGCAGGCTATACTCCTTAAAAACAATACTTCTTCATCCATTTTCCACATTTGAAATATTCCTGTCCGCATTCCTGTTCCGAATGTTCGCGCTGGGAGAAGAACTGTTCTTCTCCCTTTCTACCCGAGGTATGAACTTCACTGGCACCAATTTCTATCGCGAAATGGAATTCGGCTACCGGGATCTCATCTTTGTCCTTGGCACGGCAGGATATATCCTCTTCATCCTCTTCTCACCCTTGCCTGAAGCACACATATGACCAACACAGACAACAGCATTTCAGTCAGGGATTTCACATTCAGATACTGTGAAACGGACACCGCCGCGCTGCAAAGCATCAACCTTGAGGTACGGCCCGGAGAACTCGTTGTGCTATCCGGCAAAAGCGGATGCGGCAAGACCACGCTCATGCGCTCGCTCAATGGGATCATTCCGCACCTGCTGCCGGGAAAGGCCGAAGGAAAAATTATTGTTTCGGGCCAGAACATCCGTGAACTGAGCCCGGAACAACTGTCTGGAATTGCGGGTTCGGTCTTTCAGAATCCCCGCTCCCAGTTCTTTCACATCAACGTGACAGACGAGATCGCCTTTGGACCCGAAAGCCTCGGCCTTGAGCGAGAAGAAATTCTGCGGCGGGTGGATGAGGCCTTTGCCCTGTTTGAAATAGATCATCTTCGCGAAAGAAAAATGTTTGAGCTGTCGAGCGGCGAGCAACAAAAGGTCTCTTTCGCCGCAATCTATTGCACCGGCTCAAACATTTTCTTTCTGGACGAGCCGTCCGCCAACCTTGATTCGCAGGCAATCCAAAGCCTGAAACGGATACTCGGTATACTGAAGGACAGGGGCAAAACTATTGTCGTGGCTGAACACAGGCTGTACTACCTTACCGATCTTTTTGATAAAATCGTGATTCTGAAACACGGCAGGATTGACAAAACCCTCACACGGGATAACCGGATCGACAATGACATCATGCAGGCACAAGGCCTTCGCGTGCTTGACCTGAAGGCGGCCATAGAAAACTCGGATGCGCTTCCCTACGCAACTGGCAGAAGAGAATATACAACAATATCGGCCCGTAGCGTATCTTTTGCCTACTCAAGGAAGGACTCGACCATTCTGAAGACTGTATCGCTCGACCTTGTGGCCGGGGAAAAGCTCGCAATAATCGGCCCGAACGGCTCGGGAAAAACCACGCTGACCAGACTGCTGGCCGGGCTACTCACCCAGTCAAGCGGATCTTTCAGGGACAACTCCGGGGAAAAGATCTCATCACGCCAGCGGCTGCAAACCTGCGGACTGGTATTGCAGGAAAACAGCCACCAGTTGTTTTTTTCCACAGTACGTGACGAACTGAACTCGGCCATGTCCGATAAGGACACCAACGTTGCGACACAACTCCTGCGCGACCTGGACCTTGAAGAGTTTATCAATACCCATCCACAAAATCTCTCAGCTGGCCAGCAGCAACGGCTGGTTTTCGCCATCGCCGCAGTGAACTCTCCCAGTGTGCTCATCCTGGACGAACCGACTTCGGGCCTTGATGCGTACAGCATGCGGGCCATGGGCAACAAGATCAACGAGGAGTCCCAAAAAGGAGCCACGATTCTCATTGTGACCCATGACTACGAATTTGTATCCCGATACTGCGACGCGGCAATCCTGCTCAGCAAAGGGCACCCCCTGCACAGAATCGAAAGAAAGGAATTCAAATCCGAACTGCCTGTTTTCAATTGAAGAAACAGACGCCCGATTCAGGAATGGAAGAGCAGCTTCCCCCTCCCGTCAAAACTACTCCTTTCCGCGTTAGTCGGATTCTCATCACGCACTTACAAGGATCAATGTCCCGCCAAAGTCCACCATGCGGATGGCGTGCGGAGAGTACATCGACCCGGTGCAACAATCACTGCCAACTACGTGAGGCTAATCTACAAACACCGTCACTTCAGGGGAAGCTATGCAACACGGATATTCGCCGAAAACAGCGGAGATATGGGATTACTTCTTTGACGATCAGGAAGCGTTCTACGATGTAAATCTATACACCAGCGTGATCAGTAAACCCGCTGATCCGACAGGGAAAATCCTGGACATAGGATGCGGAACCGGCCGCTTTGCCATTCCTCTTGCGCAAAGAGGATACAG contains these protein-coding regions:
- a CDS encoding ABC transporter ATP-binding protein, giving the protein MLKENYQAIKWLISVSQGNRIFLVLSIICAMIGGCISILPYILFFDVIKSVNTSAISGEYILNITVAVAVAIVLKYVLLFTATMFSHRAAFFIQCNVRKKLLEHVGNLPLGFFSKRSSGLLRKIASEDVESLEIYIAHHIPDTALSITIPLAIFGVVFSQNPLLALVLLIPLVFMFFALNRISKIRKENVKDYFDNMENMNSATVEYVKAIPIIKIFNVTVESFDKFNTAIQKQIQITSQWIKKSSPFYVVFKSSLDFVLPLLMFMIAYQAQQGVDIPVATYFLCFILGAAMVKPVNQVYTSSNLLCSLMEGARRVGQITDVEQISDIQESYVSIDDFTIKYDSVFFSYSDKQVLSDINMDLDKPGLYALVGESGSGKTTAAQLLLRFWEVNQGNISIGNVDIKQIPLAFLLRNISFVFQDSFILDCSVRDNICMGLPDISDQDIIEVAKVVEAHGFIKKLPNGYDTMIGGDGSNLSGGEKQRICLARALLKDSPILVLDEPTSQVDATIERRIFDAIKHYCPDKIILFITHRITAATNADIIFVFNNGKIVDFGRHSELMTQNKKYRQMWDLTSKANTWSLEGRS
- a CDS encoding ABC transporter ATP-binding protein, encoding MLHRLNRVTDRNVYRLSLGICCICLEAALYCASILIFYHLTQELMQDSGNWRTPAVMASIVTLIAVFRMAFSCASYKSIMIEAYKITSNIRVKLATHLRRIAFGFFLGKNLGNLSNAILQDTNLLDFLLSHIFIRWVRDIFAVIFLLGVMAYLDLELFMISIAIIMAAFPFYLRARRTTIKLGSKRFVTIDKTDSYILEYIQGIEVMKSFGLVGEQNKKLLDQLKKLAKDSLVAEGSILSWGMLFSLTIELGLPILLYVTLSRQLGAAGETLNTIFFITTYILMYLAMFDIMQYALLGQHMLNALGRIEEMMAHPALGTPRLPKIPEKHDIIFSGVSFSYGEKKVLHDISFTAKEKSMTALVGHSGAGKSTITNLIPMFWNTYSGNIEIGGVNIRDIDNKALMDLFSFVFQEVYLFNDTVYNNILCGRKTATREQVVDAAKKAHCHEFISSLENDYDTVVSEGGTTLSGGQRQRISIARAILKNAPIVILDEATTALDPINESFIQDAIGELIRDKTVIIIAHRIYTIMHAENIIVLDHGQIIDHGTHPHLVENCTAYREMLTQKA
- a CDS encoding MptD family putative ECF transporter S component gives rise to the protein MSSRIERFTTYDLVMLGIFNAALIIFFFATTMALHFFPILWGAMDPIINFVLAPIFLLMLVRVPKTGAITVHGLIIGLVHAAIGWWPGLVAGLTAGLFADGISYILGGYKQRSAVIGCILIFVTVKALVFYAPFYLFKFLPWFDEALQMWPQETIEKYTLYYAVGFLLFNLAACSVGLLLGHRLINKHFKNTRLCPAEK
- a CDS encoding energy-coupling factor transporter transmembrane component T — protein: MQTLATLEKTFQQADMEASRLQQSDTPPNKRGQCRDRSVFPANPGMNMFKRMDPRAILVVYPLALTLVFLLSHEAVRDFCFLAYLFISLIILGKTNDVVKWILVITAAHLPLYVMDSPGFQLHFLAVIARKVCMILCTGRILLLSISVADCINVMKKLKMGRNVIIPVAICFRFVPTLVFEAKIIRDALKVRRLYSLKTILLHPFSTFEIFLSAFLFRMFALGEELFFSLSTRGMNFTGTNFYREMEFGYRDLIFVLGTAGYILFILFSPLPEAHI
- a CDS encoding ABC transporter ATP-binding protein, encoding MTNTDNSISVRDFTFRYCETDTAALQSINLEVRPGELVVLSGKSGCGKTTLMRSLNGIIPHLLPGKAEGKIIVSGQNIRELSPEQLSGIAGSVFQNPRSQFFHINVTDEIAFGPESLGLEREEILRRVDEAFALFEIDHLRERKMFELSSGEQQKVSFAAIYCTGSNIFFLDEPSANLDSQAIQSLKRILGILKDRGKTIVVAEHRLYYLTDLFDKIVILKHGRIDKTLTRDNRIDNDIMQAQGLRVLDLKAAIENSDALPYATGRREYTTISARSVSFAYSRKDSTILKTVSLDLVAGEKLAIIGPNGSGKTTLTRLLAGLLTQSSGSFRDNSGEKISSRQRLQTCGLVLQENSHQLFFSTVRDELNSAMSDKDTNVATQLLRDLDLEEFINTHPQNLSAGQQQRLVFAIAAVNSPSVLILDEPTSGLDAYSMRAMGNKINEESQKGATILIVTHDYEFVSRYCDAAILLSKGHPLHRIERKEFKSELPVFN